In a genomic window of Aeromonas veronii:
- a CDS encoding WYL domain-containing protein: MPSADSRQPLRRQWHLLQLLPQHGQGMTSRSANQALEQHGFFVDKRTTERDLRQLEEVGLVHASGKNPCLWLRPSRQQQFVAMTTAEALSFSLLEQQLKPLLPASLLKVLETQFAQARTLLEEDKRFNRHASLMNKVRIIPPCYLLQPPTIDLAVLDVVQHAVAESIPLAVDYQGLGDDAARQRHIMPLGLLQEAQVTYLIGRSPGSRQNKLFALHRMSSAQLLHGETLDDASDFDIDAYLAAGHGQFHARAPIRLHAIIAEPLARILRETPLSSTMQLIKDHEEDKWILRDELPDTELLRRWLTIHQGMLTYIQDDAEEFNLSPYEAA, translated from the coding sequence ATGCCAAGCGCCGACAGTCGCCAACCCCTGCGCAGACAATGGCACTTATTACAATTATTGCCGCAGCATGGACAGGGCATGACCAGTCGATCCGCCAATCAGGCTCTGGAGCAACACGGTTTTTTTGTAGACAAGCGCACCACCGAGCGGGACCTGCGTCAGCTTGAGGAAGTCGGGCTGGTTCATGCATCAGGCAAGAACCCTTGCCTCTGGCTCCGCCCTTCTCGCCAGCAACAATTTGTGGCCATGACGACCGCCGAAGCGCTGAGCTTTTCCCTTCTGGAGCAACAGCTGAAACCCCTGCTTCCCGCCTCACTGCTGAAGGTGCTGGAAACACAATTTGCCCAGGCCAGAACACTGCTTGAAGAAGATAAGCGCTTTAATCGCCATGCCTCATTGATGAACAAGGTGCGTATTATTCCCCCCTGTTATCTGCTGCAGCCACCGACCATTGACCTGGCCGTTCTTGACGTCGTTCAACACGCCGTTGCCGAATCGATCCCTCTGGCAGTTGATTATCAGGGGCTGGGAGATGACGCGGCGCGCCAGCGCCATATCATGCCGCTTGGCCTGCTGCAGGAAGCGCAGGTCACCTATCTGATTGGCCGCTCTCCTGGCTCACGTCAGAACAAGCTCTTTGCCCTGCATCGAATGAGCAGTGCGCAGCTATTGCACGGTGAAACCTTGGATGATGCCTCTGATTTTGACATCGATGCTTATCTGGCAGCAGGCCATGGGCAATTTCACGCCAGAGCCCCCATACGGCTGCATGCCATTATTGCCGAACCATTAGCCAGAATTTTGCGCGAAACACCACTATCCTCCACCATGCAACTGATTAAGGATCATGAAGAAGATAAGTGGATACTGCGCGATGAGTTACCTGATACCGAATTACTGCGCCGCTGGTTGACGATACATCAAGGCATGTTGACCTATATTCAAGATGACGCTGAAGAGTTTAACCTCTCGCCTTATGAGGCTGCCTGA
- a CDS encoding AAA family ATPase, which yields MINKYWQSNEVDALACTYLSRLLQEVPELFEHLQETEPQDLPEFYLAKEDLTSKVMLKKVLTVRMSRPVTGPFASNSQSLCRQMGDTSGIGLALLQFVTIYTLHQGLQEALTEASYLSEHRTRLSLLAALTEQPVDELNRFLVNPNWMVDVDMLWREPTALLGLSIRMDLGMAERLFHHPLHHPLELVANCLEAMPGGDLTLADYQHMSLGNLVEHARQLPRMAPVGWNTLLWGRPGTGKTQFACLLAREAGMTLYSLRCVEQSRYRQGAESRSRLRDLLLAQRLLSGCNNNMLLVDEADDLLGQGAMPKQQRHQLLEKNPVPVIWTTNDITQIETATLRRFNWLQRFEHPDADVRLHIYENALRGCRIPKQQILIWAGQRWMSPGDICRMADVIKGMGLKGNKAVMAIERWMWQREQAITAASHSPHEVMEMEGSDTYTVYMNTPYRMEGVFNPGLLSLQGHDSVMKQDIEVGELLSTLIQAREGRVLLHGKPGTGKTALVHYIGEQIGCSVVKRLGSDLLQKYVGESEKLIAAAFTEATERRAILFLDEVDSLLSDRRGHYQGWETSQVNELLQQIEQFTGMLVIATNFIERLDSAVARRFDYQIELHPLATDQLMTALEEFIDFITMFELSPRLSELGDITLGDIAVLKRRQRLQRRVLSADEIINILSKLVAGREKGNPRPMGFVKSAPIMFKKTGTD from the coding sequence ATGATCAACAAGTATTGGCAGAGCAATGAAGTGGATGCATTGGCATGCACTTATCTGAGCCGTTTGTTGCAAGAAGTCCCCGAACTGTTTGAACATCTGCAAGAGACAGAGCCACAAGATTTGCCGGAGTTTTATCTGGCCAAAGAAGACCTGACCAGCAAGGTAATGCTCAAGAAGGTACTCACCGTCCGGATGTCGCGACCGGTGACAGGGCCGTTTGCCAGTAATAGCCAGTCACTCTGTCGCCAGATGGGCGATACCAGCGGTATCGGCTTGGCGCTGCTGCAGTTTGTGACCATCTATACCCTGCACCAGGGACTGCAGGAGGCGCTCACTGAAGCCAGTTATCTCAGTGAGCACCGCACCCGCCTTTCGCTGCTGGCAGCCCTCACTGAGCAGCCGGTTGATGAGTTAAACCGGTTTTTGGTTAATCCCAACTGGATGGTCGATGTAGACATGCTCTGGCGTGAGCCTACGGCACTGTTGGGGCTCTCCATCCGCATGGATCTGGGGATGGCCGAACGCCTGTTTCATCATCCACTGCACCATCCGCTTGAGCTGGTGGCAAACTGCCTGGAGGCGATGCCGGGTGGTGACCTGACACTGGCTGATTATCAGCATATGTCGTTGGGAAATTTGGTTGAGCATGCTCGCCAGTTGCCACGAATGGCCCCAGTCGGCTGGAACACCCTATTGTGGGGGCGACCTGGGACCGGCAAGACCCAGTTTGCTTGCCTGCTGGCCAGAGAAGCAGGAATGACGCTCTATTCACTGCGCTGTGTAGAGCAAAGTCGCTATCGCCAGGGAGCAGAGAGCCGTAGCCGGTTGCGCGATCTGTTGTTAGCGCAGCGCCTGCTTAGTGGCTGCAACAACAATATGCTACTGGTTGATGAGGCCGATGACCTGCTTGGTCAGGGGGCCATGCCCAAGCAGCAGCGCCATCAGTTGCTGGAGAAAAACCCGGTTCCGGTGATCTGGACTACCAACGATATCACGCAAATCGAGACGGCCACTTTGCGGCGCTTTAACTGGCTGCAGCGGTTTGAACATCCTGACGCAGATGTCAGACTGCACATCTATGAGAACGCACTGCGTGGCTGCCGTATCCCCAAACAGCAGATACTGATCTGGGCCGGACAGCGCTGGATGTCCCCTGGGGATATCTGCCGAATGGCTGATGTGATTAAGGGGATGGGTCTCAAAGGTAACAAGGCGGTGATGGCCATTGAGCGCTGGATGTGGCAACGAGAGCAAGCGATCACCGCGGCGTCACACTCCCCGCATGAAGTGATGGAGATGGAGGGCTCCGACACGTACACCGTTTATATGAACACGCCTTATCGCATGGAGGGCGTGTTCAACCCCGGTCTGCTCAGCCTGCAGGGGCATGACAGCGTCATGAAGCAAGACATTGAGGTTGGTGAACTGCTGTCAACCCTCATACAGGCCAGAGAGGGACGGGTGCTGCTGCATGGCAAACCGGGGACGGGCAAAACAGCACTGGTTCATTATATCGGCGAGCAGATTGGCTGCAGTGTTGTGAAACGGCTGGGATCCGATCTGCTGCAAAAGTATGTCGGTGAATCGGAGAAGTTGATCGCCGCCGCCTTCACCGAGGCAACTGAACGTCGGGCCATTCTGTTTCTCGATGAGGTCGATAGTCTGCTCAGTGATCGCCGTGGACACTACCAGGGGTGGGAAACCAGCCAGGTCAACGAGCTATTACAGCAGATAGAGCAGTTTACCGGCATGTTGGTGATTGCCACCAACTTCATCGAACGGCTCGACAGTGCGGTGGCACGCCGCTTTGACTACCAAATTGAGTTACACCCGCTTGCTACCGATCAACTCATGACAGCACTGGAAGAGTTTATCGACTTTATTACGATGTTTGAGTTGTCACCGCGGTTGAGCGAGCTGGGTGATATCACCCTGGGGGATATTGCCGTCCTCAAGCGCCGTCAGCGTCTGCAGCGACGTGTTCTCAGCGCCGATGAGATCATCAACATACTCAGCAAGTTGGTCGCGGGTCGCGAGAAGGGTAATCCTCGCCCCATGGGATTTGTGAAATCCGCCCCGATTATGTTTAAAAAAACGGGCACCGACTAG
- a CDS encoding HEPN domain-containing protein encodes MNYEQLKQRHRTLRDNYPVNLNLRAHRALSWLQRAELAEDEDGRFIFLWIAFNAAYASEIDERCRLSEQATFKAFLEKLSELDERKQIDNLVWQEFSGSIRVLLDTPYVLQSFWDFHSGKITQSEWKERLAQGKKTASLALSSGNTPVLLGVVFSRLYTLRNQLMHGGATWNSTINRKQLRDCAGLLNKLVPLIIELMLDNPDTLWGDACYPVVEMAG; translated from the coding sequence TTGAATTACGAGCAACTCAAGCAGCGTCACCGGACCTTGCGTGATAACTATCCCGTTAACCTGAATCTCAGAGCGCATCGTGCTCTGAGCTGGCTGCAGCGTGCCGAGTTGGCAGAAGACGAAGATGGGCGTTTTATTTTTCTCTGGATCGCCTTTAACGCCGCTTATGCCAGCGAGATTGACGAGCGCTGCCGTTTGTCCGAGCAGGCCACCTTCAAGGCTTTTCTTGAAAAACTGAGCGAACTCGACGAACGCAAGCAGATCGACAATCTGGTTTGGCAGGAGTTCTCAGGCAGTATCCGTGTTCTGCTCGATACGCCCTATGTCTTGCAAAGCTTCTGGGATTTTCACAGCGGCAAGATCACACAAAGCGAGTGGAAAGAGCGCTTGGCGCAAGGCAAGAAAACTGCCAGCCTGGCGCTCTCCAGTGGTAATACCCCGGTTCTGCTTGGTGTTGTTTTCAGTCGTCTTTATACCCTGCGCAATCAGTTGATGCATGGCGGTGCAACCTGGAATAGCACGATCAATCGCAAACAATTGCGTGACTGCGCGGGTCTGCTGAACAAGCTGGTCCCCCTTATCATCGAGCTGATGCTCGACAATCCCGATACCTTGTGGGGAGATGCCTGTTATCCGGTGGTGGAGATGGCCGGATAA
- a CDS encoding IS1595 family transposase, whose amino-acid sequence MDSQAFSSMLRSFAQLDPIQLERAQEQLRHHLQRDQLHQALANQSEAVAACPCCNSSHVIHWGRARGQQRFRCKACGKTFNQLDGSALAGLHHKHKWAAYADCLSRGLSLRAAARECAINLKTAFRWRHRFLRYALTTRAKQLAGIVEADEVFVAESFKGRRHLDRPARRRGAKGKKRGHIPLVPLLIALDRYGRESDAVLLDKSLSQIEPSLKPLLTAGTILCTDGNLSYSTIAQNAPGVIHKRLIASAHHRVEDDVFHIQTLNNYVSRWREWMAKFHGVGTDYLENYLAWFRVVNQEPNTSCSWLLGGVTRLTYT is encoded by the coding sequence ATGGACAGCCAAGCGTTTTCCTCAATGCTGCGTTCTTTTGCCCAGCTCGACCCAATCCAACTAGAACGCGCCCAGGAACAACTTCGTCACCATCTGCAACGTGATCAACTCCATCAGGCATTAGCAAACCAGAGCGAGGCTGTCGCAGCATGCCCCTGTTGCAATTCCTCCCATGTCATTCATTGGGGACGTGCTCGTGGTCAGCAGCGGTTCCGTTGTAAGGCATGCGGCAAAACATTCAATCAATTGGATGGTTCTGCTTTGGCGGGGCTTCATCACAAGCACAAGTGGGCTGCCTATGCTGACTGCCTCAGTCGTGGGTTGTCGCTGCGAGCCGCTGCCAGAGAGTGCGCCATCAACCTGAAGACCGCATTTCGTTGGCGCCATCGCTTTCTGCGCTACGCACTGACCACTCGAGCCAAGCAATTGGCCGGGATCGTAGAGGCCGATGAGGTATTTGTAGCCGAATCATTTAAGGGACGACGTCATCTGGATCGTCCAGCAAGGCGCCGGGGCGCGAAGGGTAAAAAACGTGGGCATATACCCTTGGTCCCGCTCTTAATCGCGCTAGATCGATATGGTCGAGAAAGTGATGCTGTGTTGTTAGATAAAAGCCTGAGTCAAATCGAACCTTCCCTAAAACCACTCCTCACGGCGGGAACAATCCTGTGCACGGATGGCAATCTAAGTTACAGCACGATTGCACAGAACGCGCCGGGCGTGATCCATAAGCGGTTGATCGCCAGCGCTCATCATCGAGTAGAAGATGATGTTTTCCACATCCAGACCCTCAATAACTACGTGAGTCGTTGGCGGGAATGGATGGCCAAATTTCACGGAGTAGGAACAGACTACCTGGAAAACTACCTTGCTTGGTTTCGAGTGGTGAACCAGGAGCCGAATACATCCTGTTCATGGCTGCTTGGCGGAGTCACTCGGCTCACCTACACGTAA
- a CDS encoding IS1595 family transposase — protein MAKSKVQFQKGYSLFEFFKDYGTETQCENALLAWRFPHGFVCPECANKTCCHLKSRPRVLQCNHCRHQMSLTGNTIFANTKLPLTKWFLAMHLLLQTKTGLSAMELKRQLGVKYDTAWMLKHKLLQAMKESDDKQPISGIIQLDDVYWGGERRGGKRGRGAAGKTPFVAAVALNKEGHPIKMRMTVVDGFKTKSIADWAKRHVASGSAVISDGLACFKAVKEANCEHLGVVTGGNLDLLDHPAFNWVNTMIGNVKNSLRGSCHTLGAKHLPRHLAEYCFRFNHRFDLKSMLVELGHAVVASPPMPYRLLKLAEGHG, from the coding sequence ATGGCCAAAAGCAAAGTCCAATTCCAGAAAGGCTACAGCCTGTTTGAGTTTTTCAAGGACTATGGCACTGAAACGCAGTGCGAAAACGCGCTGCTCGCTTGGCGTTTTCCACACGGTTTCGTCTGTCCTGAGTGCGCCAACAAGACCTGTTGTCACCTGAAAAGTCGGCCACGCGTGCTGCAATGCAATCACTGTCGTCACCAGATGTCATTGACTGGGAACACTATTTTCGCAAACACCAAGCTCCCTCTGACCAAGTGGTTTCTGGCAATGCACCTGTTATTGCAGACCAAAACAGGCTTGTCAGCGATGGAGCTAAAGCGCCAGTTGGGCGTCAAATATGACACCGCCTGGATGCTCAAGCACAAGCTGCTGCAAGCCATGAAAGAGTCCGATGACAAGCAGCCCATCAGCGGCATCATTCAGCTCGATGATGTCTACTGGGGTGGCGAGCGCCGTGGTGGCAAACGGGGTCGGGGCGCGGCAGGCAAGACGCCATTTGTGGCAGCAGTGGCCCTGAATAAGGAAGGGCATCCAATCAAGATGCGGATGACGGTGGTCGATGGTTTCAAAACCAAGTCCATTGCGGATTGGGCAAAACGGCATGTTGCCAGTGGTAGCGCGGTGATATCCGATGGATTGGCCTGTTTCAAAGCGGTCAAAGAGGCCAATTGTGAGCACCTGGGTGTTGTCACCGGGGGCAACCTTGATTTGCTGGATCATCCGGCATTCAACTGGGTAAACACGATGATAGGGAATGTGAAGAACTCGCTGCGGGGCAGTTGCCATACGCTCGGAGCGAAGCATTTACCGAGACATCTTGCTGAATACTGCTTCCGGTTTAATCATCGTTTTGACCTCAAGAGCATGTTGGTTGAATTAGGGCATGCAGTCGTGGCAAGCCCTCCGATGCCATATCGACTCTTGAAGCTGGCTGAGGGTCATGGGTAA